AAAGACGAGGCAAGACCTGATGAACTGGCAAGGCCTGGCCATATCTTTCCATTGCGCGCCAGAAAGGGCGGGGTATTGGTAAGGATAGGACAGACAGAGGGTTCGGTTGATATGGCAAGGCTTGCCGGATTAAAGTCGGCCGGGATTATATGCGAAATTATGAAGGATGACGGCACAATGGCAAGGATGCCTGATCTGGAAGTCTTTGCAAAGGAGCACGGCCTTAAGATAGTTACTATCGCCGATATTATTGAATACAGATTAAGAAAAGACAGGCTCGTCAGAAGGGTTGCAGAGGCAGTAGTGCCTACCCGATATGGCGGAGATTTTAAGGCAATAGTTTATGAGAATGATGTGGATGTACATGAGCATATGGCTCTGGTTAAAGGTGAAATAATCCCCGAAGAGCCTGTTCTGGTCAGGGTTCATTCCGAATGTCTTACAGGCGATGTGTTTGGTTCGGAAAGATGCGACTGCGGAGACCAGCTTAAGTGCGCCATGAAGCTAATTGAAAAAGAAGGGAAAGGGGTAATCCTTTACATGCATCAGGAGGGCAGAGGCATAGGTCTTGCAAACAAGATTAGGGCATATGCCTTGCAGGATAAGGGTATGGATACTGTAGAGGCAAATGAAAAACTCGGTTTTAGGGCAGACCTTAGGGATTACGGAATAGGGGCGCAGATACTTCTTGACCTTGGCGTAAGAAAGATGCGCCTTATGACCAATAATCCTAAAAAGATAGTGGGCCTTGAAGGCTA
Above is a window of Deltaproteobacteria bacterium DNA encoding:
- a CDS encoding bifunctional 3,4-dihydroxy-2-butanone-4-phosphate synthase/GTP cyclohydrolase II, producing MAIKRVGEAIKDIKEGRMIILVDDEDRENEGDLTMAAEKVTPEAINFMAKFGRGLICLTLTEEKADELDLRPMVAENTSPLKTAFTVSIDARTGVTTGVSAHDRAHTILTAIKDEARPDELARPGHIFPLRARKGGVLVRIGQTEGSVDMARLAGLKSAGIICEIMKDDGTMARMPDLEVFAKEHGLKIVTIADIIEYRLRKDRLVRRVAEAVVPTRYGGDFKAIVYENDVDVHEHMALVKGEIIPEEPVLVRVHSECLTGDVFGSERCDCGDQLKCAMKLIEKEGKGVILYMHQEGRGIGLANKIRAYALQDKGMDTVEANEKLGFRADLRDYGIGAQILLDLGVRKMRLMTNNPKKIVGLEGYGLEVVERSPLEVVPHERNISYLRVKKEKMGHMIGNLEAVVEDEKKDISCKR